A stretch of Crossiella cryophila DNA encodes these proteins:
- a CDS encoding nucleotide pyrophosphohydrolase: MEISELQAMVGRFVAERNWDRFHTPKNLAMALVGEVGELAEIFQWLTDDEAWQVMSRPEQAERVRHEMADVLAYLLRLATVLEVDLVAAMQEKGAVNAARYPVELVKGRTELTKYTRLPGVSPGPAAQG, from the coding sequence GTGGAGATCAGCGAGTTGCAGGCGATGGTGGGCCGGTTTGTGGCCGAGCGGAACTGGGATCGGTTCCACACGCCGAAGAACCTGGCCATGGCGCTGGTCGGCGAGGTGGGGGAGCTGGCGGAGATCTTCCAGTGGCTCACCGATGACGAGGCGTGGCAGGTGATGAGCCGGCCGGAGCAGGCCGAGCGGGTCCGGCATGAGATGGCCGATGTGCTGGCCTACCTGCTGCGGCTGGCCACCGTGCTGGAGGTGGACCTGGTGGCGGCGATGCAGGAGAAGGGCGCGGTGAACGCGGCCCGGTACCCGGTGGAGCTGGTCAAGGGGCGTACTGAGCTGACCAAGTACACCCGGTTGCCCGGGGTCAGTCCGGGGCCCGCAGCGCAAGGCTGA
- a CDS encoding cyclodeaminase/cyclohydrolase family protein produces MRTEQVEDWLSRLASAGPAPGGGAAAAMHAAMAAALVEMVCNFTVGRPNYAEHESLVRRVCEEATELRRQAVELADADARAFTAVTEAYKLSKDSEHDRMARAAAIQGALVMAAAVPVRTAEVASRVLELVERIIGRSNASVLSDLAVSASSAGAALASASVHVEVNRASINSPEVADRLGDAVARIEKAIESAHRISTDVRVRISRATPAAR; encoded by the coding sequence TTGCGCACCGAACAGGTTGAGGACTGGTTGTCCCGGCTGGCTTCGGCCGGTCCCGCGCCCGGAGGGGGTGCGGCGGCCGCGATGCACGCGGCGATGGCGGCGGCGCTGGTGGAGATGGTCTGCAACTTCACCGTGGGGCGGCCGAACTACGCCGAGCACGAGTCGCTGGTCCGGCGGGTCTGCGAGGAGGCGACGGAGCTGCGGCGGCAGGCGGTGGAGCTGGCCGACGCGGACGCGCGGGCCTTCACCGCGGTGACCGAGGCGTACAAGCTGTCCAAGGACTCCGAGCACGACCGGATGGCGCGGGCCGCGGCCATCCAGGGCGCGCTGGTGATGGCCGCGGCGGTGCCGGTGCGTACCGCGGAGGTGGCCTCCAGGGTGCTGGAGCTGGTCGAGCGGATCATCGGGCGGTCCAACGCCTCGGTGCTCTCCGACCTGGCCGTGTCCGCCTCCTCGGCGGGGGCGGCGCTGGCCTCGGCCTCGGTGCACGTTGAGGTCAACCGGGCCTCGATCAACTCACCCGAGGTGGCCGACCGGCTCGGGGACGCGGTGGCCAGGATCGAGAAGGCCATCGAGTCCGCGCACCGGATCTCCACCGACGTGCGGGTGCGGATCAGCCGGGCAACCCCAGCGGCTCGGTGA
- a CDS encoding Prokaryotic metallothionein, with protein sequence MATCDVCGNDYWMSFEVRTVGGGVHTFDSFECAIQRLAPSCEHCGCRVIGHGVEVEGRFFCCAHCARSGASGLGEQIRDTVGAHPG encoded by the coding sequence ATGGCGACCTGTGACGTGTGTGGCAACGACTACTGGATGTCCTTCGAGGTCCGCACGGTCGGCGGCGGCGTGCACACCTTCGACTCGTTCGAGTGCGCCATCCAGCGCCTGGCCCCCAGCTGCGAGCACTGCGGCTGCCGGGTGATCGGGCACGGGGTGGAGGTCGAGGGCCGGTTCTTCTGCTGCGCGCACTGCGCCCGAAGTGGGGCTTCGGGCCTTGGCGAACAGATTCGGGACACCGTGGGCGCGCACCCGGGATGA
- a CDS encoding DNA polymerase III subunit gamma and tau, whose protein sequence is MALALYRKYRPATFAEVVGQEHVTEPLRTALAAGRINHAYLFSGPRGCGKTSSARIMARSLNCERGPTPDPCGVCNSCVNLAPEGAGSVDVVELDAASHGGVDDTRELRDRAFYAPAESRYRVFIIDEAHMVTTQGFNALLKIVEEPPEHLIFIFATTEPEKVLGTIRSRTHHYPFRLIPPGAMRALIERNCVDEGVAVEPAVFPLVIRAGGGSARDTQSVLDQLLAGAGPGGVTYDRAISLLGVTDVALIDDAVDALAAGDGAEVFGVVDRLVEAGHDPRRFAADLLDRLRDLVLLAAVPEAIQRGLIDVPEEQLTRMSAQVERLGPGTLTRFAEIVHTGLTEMRGATAPRLVLELLCARMLLPSVSDAESALLQRLERLERRATVAAPVSAAEAGLQAAVAQAPAAQAPAAQAPAVQAPVAQASGAQAPAGDRPTFQRRSQQPEAPAAAPPAPAPAAPQRPAQPPAAAPQPAEAPAQRPAEPPAAAWPATHSAEAQASAPPAAQPGPAAQPAVPAAAPTVAAGGLDAAALRRVWSELLAAVRGKSRSTEAMLTNAIVQSVDGETVVLTHTAEPLARRLSDSRNAEVIAEALTSVVGGRWRVTCVHGDAAPAAPSGGNGGARPAQAKQPLTRPSQGNRPVAEPAPAPAPTPAPLPEPDIPLPPEPDEPEDTEAMIAESTALDESVVIRNNHEESTIALVTQHLGARRIEKG, encoded by the coding sequence GTGGCACTCGCCCTTTACCGCAAGTACCGTCCGGCGACCTTCGCCGAGGTTGTCGGGCAGGAGCATGTCACCGAGCCGCTGCGCACCGCGCTGGCCGCCGGCCGGATCAACCACGCGTACCTGTTCTCCGGCCCGCGTGGCTGTGGCAAGACCTCCTCCGCCCGGATCATGGCCCGCTCGCTGAACTGCGAGCGCGGGCCGACACCTGATCCGTGCGGGGTGTGCAACTCCTGCGTGAACCTCGCGCCGGAGGGCGCAGGCAGCGTGGACGTGGTCGAGCTGGACGCGGCCAGTCACGGTGGGGTGGACGACACCCGTGAACTGCGCGACCGGGCCTTCTACGCGCCCGCCGAATCGCGCTACCGGGTGTTCATCATCGATGAGGCGCACATGGTCACCACGCAGGGCTTCAACGCCCTGCTGAAGATCGTGGAGGAGCCGCCGGAACACCTGATCTTCATCTTCGCCACCACCGAGCCGGAGAAGGTGCTCGGCACCATCCGCTCCCGCACGCACCACTACCCGTTCCGGCTGATCCCGCCGGGGGCGATGCGCGCGCTGATCGAGCGCAACTGCGTCGACGAGGGCGTCGCGGTGGAGCCCGCGGTGTTCCCGCTGGTCATCCGGGCCGGTGGCGGATCCGCGCGGGACACCCAGTCGGTGCTGGACCAGCTGCTGGCCGGGGCAGGGCCGGGTGGGGTCACCTACGACCGGGCGATCTCGCTGCTCGGGGTCACCGACGTGGCGTTGATCGACGACGCGGTGGACGCGCTGGCCGCCGGGGACGGGGCCGAGGTGTTCGGCGTGGTCGACCGGCTGGTCGAGGCCGGGCACGATCCGCGTCGCTTCGCCGCCGACCTGCTGGACCGGCTGCGGGACCTGGTGCTGCTGGCCGCGGTGCCCGAGGCCATTCAGCGCGGGCTGATCGACGTGCCAGAAGAACAACTCACCCGGATGTCGGCGCAGGTCGAGCGGCTCGGGCCGGGCACGTTGACCCGGTTCGCCGAGATCGTGCACACCGGGCTGACCGAGATGCGTGGGGCCACCGCGCCCCGGCTGGTGCTGGAACTGCTGTGCGCGCGGATGCTGCTGCCCTCGGTCTCCGACGCCGAATCCGCCCTGCTGCAACGACTTGAGCGGCTGGAACGCCGGGCCACGGTCGCCGCGCCGGTCTCGGCGGCTGAGGCCGGACTGCAGGCCGCGGTCGCCCAGGCGCCGGCCGCGCAGGCTCCCGCGGCCCAGGCTCCGGCTGTGCAGGCGCCGGTGGCGCAGGCTTCAGGGGCGCAGGCTCCCGCTGGGGACCGGCCGACCTTCCAGCGGCGTTCGCAGCAGCCGGAGGCCCCGGCCGCCGCGCCGCCAGCCCCGGCTCCGGCCGCCCCGCAGCGTCCGGCTCAGCCGCCGGCCGCCGCACCGCAGCCCGCCGAGGCGCCCGCGCAGCGGCCTGCCGAACCGCCCGCCGCCGCTTGGCCCGCAACGCATTCCGCGGAAGCGCAGGCCAGCGCCCCGCCCGCGGCCCAGCCCGGTCCGGCCGCCCAGCCCGCGGTGCCGGCCGCGGCGCCCACGGTGGCCGCTGGTGGGCTGGACGCCGCCGCGCTCCGGCGGGTCTGGTCCGAGCTGCTGGCCGCCGTGCGCGGCAAGAGCCGCAGCACCGAGGCGATGCTGACCAACGCCATCGTGCAGTCGGTGGACGGTGAGACCGTGGTGCTCACCCACACCGCCGAACCGCTGGCCCGCAGGCTCTCCGACAGCCGCAACGCCGAGGTCATCGCCGAGGCGCTGACCAGCGTGGTCGGCGGCCGCTGGCGGGTCACCTGCGTGCACGGCGACGCCGCGCCGGCCGCGCCCAGCGGGGGCAACGGCGGGGCCCGCCCGGCCCAGGCCAAGCAGCCGCTGACCCGGCCCAGCCAGGGCAACCGGCCGGTGGCCGAACCCGCACCGGCGCCCGCGCCGACGCCTGCCCCGTTGCCGGAGCCGGACATCCCGCTGCCGCCGGAGCCCGACGAGCCGGAGGACACCGAGGCGATGATCGCCGAGTCCACCGCGCTGGACGAGTCCGTGGTGATCCGCAACAACCACGAGGAGAGCACCATCGCGCTGGTCACCCAGCACCTCGGGGCCCGGCGGATCGAGAAGGGCTAG
- a CDS encoding N-acetylmuramoyl-L-alanine amidase, which yields MTPLALALAVTALVACGNGEPAATSGATPTTSTEATTPPESSTPATQPSSAPPPPSSSAGQPPPPAKGKVVVLDPGHNGGNGKNPAVINKPVPAGRGKGKPCNTTGTQTNAGYTEHAFTWDVANRVKAALTAKGVRVELTRPNDTGVGPCVNERAEIGNRANADAVVSIHSDGSTTAGHHGFHIIYSNPPLNPAQGAPSNKLAAAVRDAMRDGGIPLSNYTGKAGLNGRDDIAGLNLSTRPAIMVECANMRDATEAALAASPEGRQKYASAIAEGLLRYLA from the coding sequence ATGACTCCGCTGGCCCTGGCGCTGGCCGTGACCGCCCTGGTCGCCTGCGGCAACGGCGAACCAGCCGCCACCTCCGGCGCCACTCCGACCACGAGCACGGAGGCCACCACCCCACCGGAATCCAGCACCCCGGCCACCCAGCCGAGCAGCGCGCCGCCACCGCCGAGTTCCTCCGCCGGGCAGCCGCCGCCCCCGGCCAAGGGCAAGGTCGTGGTGCTCGACCCCGGTCACAACGGCGGCAACGGCAAGAACCCGGCCGTGATCAACAAGCCGGTGCCGGCCGGGCGGGGCAAGGGAAAGCCGTGCAACACCACCGGCACCCAGACCAACGCCGGCTACACCGAACACGCCTTCACCTGGGACGTGGCCAACCGGGTCAAGGCCGCGCTGACCGCCAAGGGCGTGCGGGTGGAACTGACCCGCCCCAACGACACCGGCGTCGGCCCGTGCGTGAACGAGCGGGCCGAGATCGGCAACCGGGCGAACGCGGACGCGGTGGTCTCCATCCACTCCGACGGCTCCACCACCGCGGGCCACCACGGCTTCCACATCATCTACTCGAACCCGCCGCTGAACCCGGCCCAGGGCGCGCCGTCGAACAAGCTGGCCGCCGCGGTCCGGGACGCCATGCGGGACGGCGGCATCCCGCTGTCCAACTACACCGGCAAGGCCGGGCTCAACGGCCGCGACGACATCGCGGGCCTGAACCTGTCCACCCGCCCGGCGATCATGGTCGAGTGCGCGAACATGCGCGATGCCACCGAGGCCGCACTGGCCGCCAGCCCCGAGGGCAGGCAGAAGTACGCCAGCGCCATCGCCGAGGGCCTCTTGCGGTACCTGGCCTAG
- a CDS encoding YbaB/EbfC family nucleoid-associated protein, with product MQQIMEQAQRMQEQLMTAQQELAEAEVTGTAGGGLVVATVAGTGELKALEIDPKVVDPEDTETLADLVVAAVRDANRAVAELTAQKMGPLAGGLGGGLDLGGLGLPGGL from the coding sequence ATGCAGCAGATCATGGAGCAGGCGCAGCGCATGCAGGAGCAGCTCATGACTGCCCAGCAGGAGCTTGCCGAGGCCGAGGTGACCGGCACCGCCGGCGGCGGCCTGGTGGTCGCCACCGTCGCGGGCACCGGCGAGCTGAAGGCGCTGGAGATCGACCCGAAGGTGGTCGACCCCGAGGACACCGAGACCCTGGCCGACCTGGTGGTGGCCGCGGTGCGCGATGCCAACCGCGCGGTGGCCGAGCTGACCGCGCAGAAGATGGGCCCGCTGGCCGGTGGCCTCGGCGGCGGACTGGACCTGGGCGGCCTCGGCCTGCCCGGCGGTCTGTAG
- the recR gene encoding recombination mediator RecR yields the protein MYEGPVQDLIDELGRLPGVGPKSAQRIAFHLLAAEPADISRLQEVLQKVKEGVQFCEICGNVSEEATCRICKDTRRDISLVCVVEEPKDVLAVERTREFKGRYHVLGGALDPLSGIGPDQLRIRELLRRIGGDEGGVQVAEVIIATDPNTEGEATATYLVRMLRDFPGLTVTRLASGLPMGGDLEFADELTLGRALSGRRAM from the coding sequence GTGTACGAAGGACCGGTACAGGACCTGATCGACGAACTCGGGCGGCTGCCAGGGGTCGGGCCCAAGAGCGCCCAGCGGATCGCCTTCCACCTGCTCGCCGCCGAGCCCGCGGACATCTCGCGGCTGCAGGAGGTGCTGCAGAAGGTCAAGGAGGGCGTGCAGTTCTGCGAGATCTGCGGCAACGTCTCCGAAGAGGCGACCTGCCGCATCTGCAAGGACACCCGGCGCGACATCAGTCTGGTGTGCGTGGTCGAGGAGCCCAAGGACGTGCTCGCGGTGGAGCGCACCCGGGAGTTCAAGGGCCGCTACCACGTGCTCGGCGGCGCGCTGGACCCGTTGTCCGGCATCGGCCCTGACCAGCTGCGCATCCGCGAGCTGCTGCGCCGGATCGGCGGCGACGAGGGCGGGGTGCAGGTCGCCGAGGTGATCATCGCGACCGACCCGAACACCGAGGGCGAGGCCACCGCCACCTACCTGGTGCGGATGTTGCGTGATTTCCCCGGCCTCACCGTCACCCGGCTCGCCTCCGGGTTGCCGATGGGCGGTGACCTGGAGTTCGCCGACGAGCTGACCCTGGGCCGCGCGCTCTCCGGCCGCCGCGCGATGTAG
- a CDS encoding uridine kinase family protein gives MHGAEIEQAAGLLLAAPPRLGAVRLLAVDGPSGSGKSTLADALATELRGRGHHTALVRSDEFATWDDPVSWWPRLTEGVLEPLRRAESGRYQRTAWTGGLPHPGDWITLPVPEILLLEGVSTGRRSLTPLLSALVWVELADPGRRLERAVTRDGDMCRNPLLRWQRFERGWFGVDDTRERADLRVNADGHRKIG, from the coding sequence GTGCACGGGGCAGAGATCGAGCAGGCAGCCGGGCTGCTGCTGGCCGCGCCACCGCGGCTGGGGGCGGTCCGGCTGCTCGCCGTCGACGGTCCCTCCGGCTCCGGCAAGTCCACCCTGGCCGACGCGCTGGCCACCGAGTTGCGCGGCCGCGGCCACCACACCGCGCTGGTCCGCTCCGATGAATTCGCCACCTGGGACGATCCGGTCTCCTGGTGGCCAAGGCTGACCGAGGGCGTGCTGGAACCGTTGCGCCGCGCCGAATCCGGCCGCTACCAGCGCACCGCGTGGACCGGCGGCCTGCCGCACCCCGGCGACTGGATCACCCTGCCGGTGCCGGAGATCCTGCTGCTGGAGGGCGTCTCCACCGGCCGCCGCAGCCTCACCCCGCTGCTGTCCGCGCTGGTGTGGGTCGAGCTGGCCGATCCCGGCCGCCGACTGGAACGCGCGGTGACCAGAGATGGCGACATGTGCCGTAACCCACTGCTCCGCTGGCAGCGCTTCGAACGGGGGTGGTTCGGTGTGGACGACACGCGCGAACGCGCGGATCTCCGGGTGAACGCGGACGGTCACCGCAAGATCGGGTGA
- a CDS encoding ABC transporter substrate-binding protein, translating into MPKIDMTRGSTLRKLTIVGVASITALSLAACAQSQRDPGNQGGKTGGTLTFGAEGKPKLFDPFYATDGATFRISRQVFEGLVGFKPGSAEAGPELATKWESSTDGKSWTFTLKQGVKFHDGTDFNAEAACFNFNRWYNQKGAGQSSSVSEYWVDNFGGFADGAKPSLFKSCTVKDAQNIVVELTGASSKFPDVLGLPSFSMQSPTAMQKYNADNVVAQGESFIFPEYAMKQPTGTGPFKFVNYDTTNNLIELGRFDGYHGDKAKLDKLNFKVIADETARKQALQSGDIDGYDYPAPADWAKLKTDGFQVVPRDAFNVMYLGITQKNNAKLQDFRVRKAISMAINREQLVKSQLPETATVATQFMPKIVQGYNPNVKPIEYSPEKAKALLAEAGASNLEVNFWWPSEVTRPYMPNPQDIFGAIAADLRNVGIKLNVVTKPWNGGYLTEIDQAKADLFLLGWTGDQSAAANWIGTFFGNAENRFYTKSSPWGEDLAKRLDAADVTADKAQREKLYQELNRQIVEEYLPAVPLSHSPPAFVLKKDVKNLTPSPLTAEEFSPVTKG; encoded by the coding sequence ATGCCCAAGATTGACATGACACGGGGGTCGACGCTGCGCAAGCTGACCATTGTCGGCGTCGCCAGTATCACCGCCCTGTCCCTGGCTGCGTGCGCGCAGTCGCAGCGCGACCCGGGCAACCAGGGGGGCAAGACCGGCGGGACACTGACTTTCGGCGCCGAGGGCAAGCCGAAGCTGTTCGACCCGTTCTACGCCACCGACGGTGCCACTTTCCGTATTTCCCGCCAGGTCTTCGAAGGCCTGGTCGGCTTCAAGCCGGGCTCGGCCGAGGCCGGACCCGAGCTGGCCACCAAGTGGGAGTCCAGCACGGACGGCAAGTCCTGGACCTTCACCCTCAAGCAGGGCGTGAAGTTCCACGACGGCACCGACTTCAACGCCGAGGCTGCCTGCTTCAACTTCAACCGCTGGTACAACCAGAAGGGCGCCGGGCAGTCCAGCTCGGTCTCCGAGTACTGGGTGGACAACTTCGGCGGCTTCGCCGACGGCGCCAAGCCCTCGCTGTTCAAGTCCTGCACCGTCAAGGACGCCCAGAACATCGTGGTGGAGCTGACCGGCGCGTCCTCGAAGTTCCCCGACGTGCTCGGCCTGCCCTCCTTCTCCATGCAGAGCCCGACCGCGATGCAGAAGTACAACGCGGACAACGTGGTCGCGCAGGGGGAGAGCTTCATCTTCCCCGAGTACGCGATGAAGCAGCCGACCGGCACCGGCCCGTTCAAGTTCGTCAACTACGACACGACGAACAACCTCATCGAGCTGGGCCGCTTCGACGGCTACCACGGTGACAAGGCCAAGCTGGACAAGCTGAACTTCAAGGTCATCGCCGACGAGACCGCGCGCAAGCAGGCACTGCAGAGCGGCGACATCGACGGCTACGACTACCCGGCGCCCGCTGACTGGGCCAAGCTGAAGACCGACGGCTTCCAGGTCGTGCCGCGGGACGCGTTCAACGTCATGTACCTGGGCATCACGCAGAAGAACAACGCGAAGCTGCAGGACTTCCGGGTGCGCAAGGCCATCTCGATGGCCATCAACCGGGAGCAGCTGGTCAAGTCGCAGCTGCCGGAGACCGCCACGGTCGCCACCCAGTTCATGCCCAAGATCGTGCAGGGCTACAACCCGAACGTGAAGCCGATCGAGTACAGCCCGGAGAAGGCCAAGGCCCTGCTGGCCGAGGCAGGCGCGAGCAACCTCGAGGTCAACTTCTGGTGGCCCAGCGAGGTCACCCGGCCGTACATGCCGAACCCGCAGGACATCTTCGGCGCGATCGCGGCTGACCTGCGCAACGTCGGCATCAAGCTGAACGTGGTCACCAAGCCGTGGAACGGCGGCTACCTGACCGAGATCGACCAGGCCAAGGCCGACCTGTTCCTGCTCGGCTGGACCGGCGACCAGAGCGCCGCGGCGAACTGGATCGGCACCTTCTTCGGCAACGCGGAGAACCGCTTCTACACCAAGTCCTCCCCCTGGGGCGAGGACCTGGCCAAGCGGCTGGACGCGGCGGACGTGACCGCGGACAAGGCACAGCGCGAGAAGCTCTACCAGGAGCTGAACCGCCAGATCGTGGAGGAGTACCTGCCCGCGGTCCCGCTCTCGCACTCCCCGCCCGCGTTCGTGCTCAAGAAGGACGTCAAGAACCTGACGCCCAGCCCGCTGACCGCCGAGGAGTTCAGCCCCGTTACCAAGGGC